The following proteins are co-located in the Calliphora vicina chromosome 2, idCalVici1.1, whole genome shotgun sequence genome:
- the LOC135951829 gene encoding uncharacterized protein LOC135951829 — protein sequence MLPEYNEQEPIEATAENVIQSKDAELELISADLLQNGITVISSYSDEDTSSIPDKSASHTNTDDNIITITTASINDYAKNPELYTELTQIKTHKTHTTASKILKFFSKKDTQQPIENSTSSTEGLNGLKTTSNNNNHLANIRSSNALVGPWKFSHCISFQENIADVHHRKGRRINGLQTPLHPLQLFGWFVLILFGLAAYWILIPSFNTDIQGPLYGLITGLYIVHVVSHLVALLIDPADRELRRVHRNDRIVPEFDRSKHAHVIENGRCHLCNIRTSSHRTKHCSVCNKCVGKFDHHCKWLNHCIGSRNYVAFLMCVVSAVCATLVILLAVIAQIVLYYLQPEWLSYWYPTQHVLEGHAIDESQYLTLNGSTNATSAASNYTTNDYEDILFTPNSTLPTFVENATILIKDTLNETLANNTASILTSPDDEEIGRDIFKDTASIAHNSTSVFFAGIAVSHTIFLVLLGCLGLLAAITAGLLLHLCFFHIYISFLGLTTYEYIRNHRQAQEAKNKLAATAKSAQADTQLTPPTNNHPSKRTSECGQFYMCSKVRHPNDGDPMQRQQNSFQLESNPHINFHCCANSREYHQTALKTYYMCSLLDETNIKSPLTIAHISGANTELDSTTDDNTEAFNTFHCCSSFKAASTQRRVSAATTKATLVTNLETATAALNNRRSYLQYTEQCTFCSFRLRSPIIAKRESKPKTNKTSTPKSENPQQVSRTSSGKSQSSVQTAAAQKRCCMQTISKHQRWRRKWNCCSAVPDSPDVPNDIIAALAHKHHQELAAKMTLKEEHSINYGNSNGNSATQIPHNSPRSVEHSKATHTHLHNTRTWPVARFRHFMRVINRYRRPRCRLQLNAEHGLKQNQVRPIHLQKEDNCCQHKHSYGSNSSATTNSPNNTLTESSREHSSYSDSSSGMTTPCSQATYKTSVLPTSIIRDDTSVTYTTPIGITLPPALPPPTRRRIPNTADLEELAETLAFASSQPSNAANSSYNPIPRLPTINNVYRRQRRKHFLRTRSPTLSPIHESGLSNPTSPQPCRHNATSCTPATSMANNLCGSALNTSELARKTSSNSSLHSDTSTTSSSSTN from the coding sequence ATGCTACCAGAGTATAATGAACAGGAACCCATTGAAGCCACTGCGGAAAATGTAATTCAATCCAAAGATGCTGAATTAGAATTAATCTCAGCGGATCTGCTGCAAAACGGCATTACTGTAATATCGTCCTATAGTGATGAGGATACATCAAGTATACCTGATAAATCTGCAAGTCATACAAATACCGACGACAATATAATAACTATAACTACAGCGAGTATAAATGATTATGCCAAAAATCCTGAATTGTATACAGAACTAACCCAAATTAAGACTCATAAGACCCATACGACAGCatcgaaaattttaaagttttttagtaaaaaagatACTCAGCAACCGATAGAGAATTCCACTAGTTCTACAGAGGGTCTTAATGGTCTGAAAAcaacttcaaataataataatcatttgGCTAATATAAGAAGCTCCAATGCTTTAGTAGGGCCATGGAAGTTTTCTCATTGCATCTCCTTCCAAGAGAATATAGCCGATGTGCATCATCGTAAGGGTAGACGTATAAATGGTCTACAGACCCCTTTACATCCTTTACAACTATTTGGTTGGTTTGTGCTGATATTATTTGGCTTAGCCGCCTATTGGATCTTAATACCCTCGTTTAATACGGATATACAAGGACCTCTATATGGCTTGATAACCGGCCTATATATCGTTCATGTAGTTTCTCATCTAGTAGCCTTGCTAATAGATCCTGCAGATCGTGAATTACGTAGAGTCCATCGCAACGATCGTATTGTGCCCGAGTTTGATCGTTCCAAACACGCCCACGTCATTGAGAACGGTCGGTGTCATTTGTGTAATATACGTACCTCGTCGCATCGCACGAAACATTGCTCGGTGTGCAATAAATGCGTGGGTAAATTTGATCATCACTGTAAATGGTTGAATCATTGTATCGGATCACGTAACTATGTCGCTTTTCTAATGTGTGTCGTAAGTGCTGTTTGCGCTACGCTGGTGATTCTATTAGCGGTTATAGCTCAGATTGTTTTATATTATCTCCAACCGGAATGGCTTAGTTATTGGTATCCCACGCAACATGTATTGGAAGGCCACGCAATAGATGAAAGCCAATATTTGACGTTGAATGGTAGCACAAATGCAACAAGTGCTGCATCTAATTATACAACCAATGACtatgaagatattttatttacgCCAAACTCTACCTTACCCACATTTGTGGAAAATGCCACGATCCTAATCAAGGACACATTAAACGAGACCTTAGCAAACAATACCGCTAGCATACTAACATCCCCAGACGATGAAGAGATAGGCAGAGATATTTTTAAGGATACCGCCTCTATAGCCCATAACAGTACTTCAGTATTCTTTGCCGGCATAGCCGTGAGTCACACTATATTTCTCGTACTATTGGGTTGTTTGGGCCTGTTGGCAGCCATCACCGCTGGTCTGCTGTTACATCTATGTTTCTTTCATATTTACATTTCATTTTTGGGTCTAACCACCTATGAGTATATACGTAATCATCGCCAAGCCCAAGAAGCCAAAAACAAATTAGCAGCTACTGCCAAAAGTGCACAAGCCGATACACAATTAACTCCACCTACCAACAACCATCCGTCCAAAAGGACCTCAGAATGTGGCCAATTCTATATGTGTTCCAAAGTACGTCATCCCAATGACGGCGATCCGATGCAACGGCAACAAAACTCGTTTCAATTAGAATCCAATCCACATATAAATTTTCACTGTTGTGCCAACTCTAGGGAATATCATCAGACTGCCTTAAAGACATACTACATGTGTTCCTTGCTAGATGAAACTAATATCAAGTCACCATTGACCATAGCTCACATCTCAGGAGCCAACACAGAATTAGACTCTACAACCGATGACAATACTGAGGCGTTTAACACATTTCACTGCTGCTCATCCTTTAAGGCGGCTTCCACACAAAGAAGAGTAAGCGCTGCAACTACCAAAGCAACGCTAGTAACGAATCTAGAGACTGCTACAGCTGCTCTAAACAATCGCCGCTCTTATCTCCAATATACTGAACAATGTACATTTTGCTCGTTTCGCTTACGAAGTCCCATCATAGCGAAGAGAGAATCCAagccaaaaacaaataaaacatcaaCGCCAAAGTCCGAAAATCCTCAACAAGTGTCACGCACATCCTCGGGGAAATCACAGTCATCTGTACAAACAGCTGCTGCTCAGAAACGTTGTTGCATGCAGACGATTTCTAAGCACCAGAGATGGCGTAGAAAATGGAACTGTTGCTCCGCAGTGCCAGATAGTCCTGATGTTCCCAATGATATTATAGCTGCATTAGCACACAAACATCACCAAGAGCTCGCTGCAAAAATGACGCTCAAAGAAGAGCATTCCATCAATTATGGAAATTCAAATGGTAACAGTGCGACCCAAATACCACACAACTCGCCGAGGTCGGTGGAACACTCTAAAGCTACACATACACATCTACATAACACTAGAACGTGGCCGGTGGCTAGATTCCGACACTTTATGCGTGTCATAAATCGCTACAGAAGACCCAGGTGTAGACTACAACTCAATGCCGAACATGGCCTTAAACAAAACCAAGTTAGACCGATACATTTACAAAAAGAAGACAACTGTTGCCAACACAAACATTCATACGGATCCAATTCCTCAGCCACTACAAACTCGCCAAACAACACTCTCACAGAAAGTTCCAGAGAACACAGCAGCTACTCGGACAGCAGTAGTGGCATGACAACACCCTGCTCTCAAGCCACATATAAAACATCTGTATTGCCCACATCGATCATAAGAGATGACACATCAGTGACTTATACCACTCCCATTGGTATAACATTGCCGCCTGCTTTACCTCCGCCCACTCGTAGGCGTATACCCAATACTGCAGATTTAGAGGAATTAGCGGAAACTCTAGCTTTCGCCTCGTCTCAACCGTCCAATGCTGCAAATTCTTCATACAATCCCATACCGCGATTACCAACCATCAACAATGTCTATCGACGTCAACGACGTAAACATTTCTTGCGAACAAGATCCCCGACTTTATCACCCATACATGAATCGGGATTATCAAATCCTACTTCGCCCCAACCGTGTCGTCACAATGCAACATCATGTACACCAGCAACATCGATGGCCAATAATTTGTGTGGCAGTGCGCTGAATACATCAGAATTAGCGCGAAAGACATCATCCAACAGCTCGTTGCACAGTGACACGTCTACGACATCGTCTAGTAGTACCAATTGA
- the LOC135951766 gene encoding uncharacterized protein LOC135951766, with protein MIELLSLPRRANQNISIPNIKIHSGLPINSLPGWEHIPLNSKLPMLKCPGNQVIFSKNKIGQSLRHLKHEFDSSGHDNFPEYNHLHDSNLKTFYANERNLKRLRKNGEITLDNDVICNLKDFNEYRQQLHKSQLYYILQEMNRLEAEQHDRQLIANAECITNRDHQNLSAREHTFSEIIHRKSYLDQQRAERYKRLYEITLEKFAYIQIIQTINQTAIQHKKALRQLRFQKHSDVRNDLQRKQLISLKKLFQFKKERLQKNLCRLRETRLQREQDKQTKSWNKRLAERIANQEKVERLLGQAQQKKNFFIQNHKQKYQQKWSKIQQQIKMRALKNHKKINNFLNKREENEKKNEPPKTPFTYSSLFSEFQGSFENLLDSEVCKALNAALDMEDNIKVPFEPDDPIYKAAQFIMQHILTKFHKDLSTDKMAYKSVHERMDQFFDEAKKFVIFRATQIIASFKDPSKHLGSQAFRRGSVGRVSFSKIPSTIGMSSYQIHPLIEVREVSIRKPTPAGSLTSIVVDSTTSLVQKTNCSNLCRNELVFIEHYVTKFKRGLIVGIGRRVFAAIQCHFEHKIMDVRQELLDIDRKFLLNQVTKSILSYAVNSYNFDAILQLCISALASDIIWNLQKQLLKPAHDRRRVAKTCIKCSCRQNTIHLCLFCNPRK; from the exons ATGATCGAATTATTGTCATTACCGCGAAGAGCGAATCAAAATATCTCTatcccaaatataaaaattcattcaGGTCTACCGATCAACAGTCTACCAGGCTGGGAGCATATTCCACTGAATTCGAAATTGCCAATGTTAAAATGCCCAGGAAATCAAgtaatattttcgaaaaataaaattggacaATCG TTAAGACATTTAAAACATGAATTTGATTCTTCTGGACACGACAATTTTCCTGAATATAATCATTTGCATGATTCGAATTTGAAAACATTCTATGCCAATGAAAGAAACTTAAAGCGATTGCGGAAAAATGGCGAAATAACACTGGATAATGACGTTATATGTAATTTAAAGGACTTCAATGAATATCGCCAGCAGCTGCATAAATCACAATTGTATTATATACTGCAAGAAATGAATCGTTTG GAAGCCGAACAACATGATCGCCAATTAATAGCTAATGCTGAGTGCATAACCAATCGAGATCATCAGAATCTATCAGCCCGAGAGCACACTTTTTCGGAGATTATACATCGAAAGTCTTACTTGGACCAACAACGAGcggaacgctataaaagattATACGAGATAACTTTAGAGAAATTTGCTTACAtacaaattattcaaacaattaACCAGACTGCCATACAACATAAGAAAGCCCTACGCcaattaagatttcaaaaacattccgATGTACGGAATGATTTGCAGCGCAAACAACTGATTTctctaaaaaaactttttcaatttaaaaaagaacGTTTGCAAAAAAATCTTTGCAGACTCCGCGAAACTCGACTGCAACGAGAGcaagacaaacaaacaaaatcctGGAATAAACGCTTAGCAGAAAGAATTGCCAATCAGGAGAAGGTGGAAAGATTACTAGGCCAAGCACAAcagaaaaagaacttttttattcaaaatcataAGCAGAAATATCAACAGAAGTGGTCAAAAATCCAGCAACAAATTAAAATGAGAGCTTTAAAGAATCACaagaaaatcaataattttctaaacaaaagagAAGAAAACGAAAAGAAAAATGAGCCGCCAAAAACACCCTTCACTTATAGTTCCCTGTTTTCTGAATTTCAGGGAAGTTTCGAAAACCTCTTAGATAGTGAAGTTTGTAAAGCTTTAAACGCCGCTTTGGATATGGAGGATAACATCAAAGTACCATTTGAACCCGATGATCCGATCTACAAAGCAGCACAATTTATAATGCaacatattttaacaaaattccaTAAAGACTTGTCCACGGACAAAATGGCTTACAAAAGTGTGCATGAACGTATGGATCAATTTTTTGATGaggcaaaaaaatttgttatattt agaGCTACTCAAATTATAGCTTCATTTAAAGACCCTTCAAAACATTTGGGTAGTCAAGCATTTAGGCGGGGTTCTGTTGGTAGAGTATCTTTTAGCAAAATACCTAGTACTATTGGCATGTCAAGTTATCAAATACACCCTCTTATTGAAGTTAGAGAAGTTTCAATCCGGAAGCCGACACCAGCG GGCTCCCTCACATCTATAGTTGTCGATTCCACCACTAGCTTAGTCCAAAAAACCAACTGCAGCAATTTGTGTCGCAACGAACTAGTCTTTATCGAACATTATGTTACAAAATTCAAACGAGGACTTATTGTGGGAATCGGAAGACGAGTATTTGCCGCCATACAATGTCATTTTGAACACAAAATCATGGATGTTAGACAGGAGTTGTTGG ATATCGATCGTAAATTTCTGCTTAATCAAGTCACCAAATCTATACTTAGTTACGCGGTGAACTCATACAATTTCGATGCGATTCTTCAGCTGTGCATTAGTGCCTTGGCCAGTGATATTATTTGGAATCTCCAAAAACAATTATTGAAACCTGCACATGATCGAAGACGTGTTGCAAAGACTTGTATTAAATGTAGTTGCAGACAGAATACCATCCATTTGTGCTTGTTTTGTAAtccaagaaaataa